The following proteins come from a genomic window of Natrinema saccharevitans:
- a CDS encoding aldehyde ferredoxin oxidoreductase family protein: protein MKHVRGPLCSIDVGERTAETEDIDDVLESYVGGRALGTKLAHERLPFDVDPLGPDNRLFFATGPLQHSTMSFTGRTSATTVSPLTDGLLSSNAGGFVSRNFTGTGYSAVEITGASDDLVVVHVTDDGVEFEAVPDLEGATVPETCEYLEDEHDLGPEHTAVIGPAGENEVRFASVMTSEERAFGRGGLGAVLGSKNVKAITFDGDSTREVEIPAVQMEIHGEAAQADHPMKAQGTTSVAEYANMVEALSSYYFEDLSFEGIEGISGDRVEEKKYKKGTCSSCAFACKLPTRDEESGLETEGPEFETLMAFGSNSGVDDIVDVMKSNKLCDVYGLDTISTGDTIAAYLKSEDEFGNVDLIHDLVEQIARREGVGDTLAEGVDRIHDDLGVENWSVKGMEFAAHDGRTLNGQGLAFATSNRGADHMYAEFYPYEYPLVGEEDAFQKEGLEGKPPKLVELENLNAVKDSAIFCKFSRDFLTEERIETLLDADYDDLLALGGEVVAMERHFNNQRGFDRGDDRLPYELPDFEQGLEEYYAERGWNDDGTVPDTKVGGSSAAPADD from the coding sequence ATGAAACACGTACGGGGACCGCTGTGTTCGATCGACGTCGGGGAGCGAACCGCCGAGACCGAGGACATCGACGACGTCCTCGAGTCCTACGTCGGCGGTCGGGCGCTCGGAACGAAACTCGCCCACGAGCGGCTCCCGTTCGACGTCGATCCGCTGGGGCCGGACAACCGACTGTTCTTCGCGACCGGGCCACTCCAGCACTCGACGATGAGCTTCACCGGGCGGACGTCGGCGACGACCGTCTCGCCGCTGACCGACGGGCTGCTGTCCTCGAACGCCGGCGGGTTCGTCTCGCGGAACTTCACGGGGACCGGCTACAGCGCCGTCGAGATCACCGGCGCGAGCGACGACCTCGTCGTCGTCCACGTCACCGACGACGGCGTCGAGTTCGAGGCCGTCCCCGACCTCGAGGGGGCGACCGTCCCCGAGACCTGCGAGTATCTCGAGGACGAACACGACCTCGGGCCGGAACACACCGCCGTCATCGGGCCGGCCGGCGAGAACGAGGTTCGCTTTGCCTCGGTCATGACCTCGGAGGAGCGAGCCTTCGGCCGCGGCGGGCTCGGCGCGGTGCTTGGCTCGAAGAACGTCAAGGCGATCACCTTCGACGGCGACTCGACCCGCGAGGTCGAGATCCCGGCCGTTCAGATGGAGATCCACGGCGAGGCGGCCCAGGCCGATCACCCGATGAAGGCACAGGGGACCACCTCGGTCGCCGAGTACGCCAACATGGTCGAGGCCCTCTCGAGCTACTACTTCGAGGACCTCTCCTTCGAGGGGATCGAGGGGATCAGCGGCGACCGCGTCGAGGAGAAGAAATACAAGAAAGGCACCTGCTCGTCGTGTGCCTTCGCCTGCAAGCTGCCGACCCGCGACGAGGAATCGGGCCTCGAGACGGAAGGGCCCGAGTTCGAGACGCTGATGGCCTTCGGCTCGAACTCGGGCGTCGACGACATCGTCGACGTGATGAAATCGAACAAGCTGTGTGACGTCTACGGCCTCGACACCATCTCGACGGGCGACACCATCGCGGCCTACCTCAAGAGCGAAGACGAGTTCGGTAACGTCGATCTCATCCACGACCTCGTCGAGCAGATCGCCCGCCGCGAGGGCGTCGGCGACACGCTCGCGGAGGGCGTCGACCGGATCCACGACGACCTCGGCGTCGAGAACTGGTCGGTCAAGGGCATGGAATTTGCCGCCCACGACGGCCGCACGCTGAACGGACAGGGACTCGCCTTCGCCACCTCGAACCGCGGCGCCGACCACATGTACGCCGAGTTCTACCCCTACGAGTACCCGCTGGTCGGCGAGGAAGACGCGTTCCAGAAGGAGGGCCTCGAGGGCAAGCCGCCCAAACTCGTCGAACTCGAGAACCTAAACGCCGTCAAGGATAGCGCGATTTTCTGTAAGTTCTCCCGGGACTTCCTGACCGAGGAGCGCATCGAGACGCTGCTCGACGCCGACTACGACGACCTGCTCGCCCTCGGCGGCGAGGTCGTCGCCATGGAACGGCACTTCAACAACCAGCGCGGCTTCGACCGCGGTGACGATCGGCTGCCCTACGAACTGCCCGACTTCGAACAAGGCCTCGAGGAGTACTACGCCGAGCGCGGCTGGAACGACGACGGCACCGTCCCCGACACCAAAGTCGGCGGGAGCAGCGCAGCACCGGCCGACGACTGA
- a CDS encoding cation:proton antiporter domain-containing protein, whose protein sequence is MTGAEASGDLLVLVAVIVGLGVVSQLLSARFRVPSVLFLIAAGVAIGPEGLGVLTIDSFGESGLSTIVGLSVAIIVFEGAFHLKAEKIREAPAAVIRLTTSGAAIAFLGTAGAVRLFLGANWDIALLIGALLIATGPTVITPILKVVPVRDRVAATLETEGIVNDVTAAILAVVLFKSMTIRQIHADVYLQLFAERLGTGLLVGVVVAAVVWAVLQYVDISPDDAPRNARLLTVAGAIIAFGTADYVFAEAGVAAAATAGLILGNANLPYEEEIEAFKGDITLLVLSFVFITLAALLEFDQLFALGFGGVAVVVIIMLVLRPFLVFLSTRGGQFTFRERLFMSAVGPRGIIPASVATLFAIRLQTDAAPTNPAGADLLVGTVFLVILVTVVLEGGLARQIAETLDVIPMRVLIIGGGRVGRSLAERLEARGENVVLIEADKTVLEELRNDGFTAREGDGTDTEVLREAGVDNAKTVVAATGDDDANLLVAQLTKSNFDVETVIARANNPSNASAFEDLGVQTISAAESTAWAIDNRIERPALSDWMSELGRSGDVQEIEITDGDLVGRRIVDVGDELPNGVLVALVSRDGTSEVPTPDVELRAGDHITLIGRTEAVQETIDQYGRPV, encoded by the coding sequence ATGACGGGTGCGGAGGCGAGCGGCGATCTTCTCGTCCTGGTCGCCGTGATCGTCGGCCTCGGCGTCGTCTCGCAGTTGTTGTCGGCGCGGTTCCGGGTGCCGAGCGTCCTCTTTCTCATCGCCGCGGGTGTCGCGATCGGCCCGGAGGGGCTCGGCGTGTTGACCATCGACTCTTTCGGCGAGAGCGGACTCTCGACGATCGTCGGACTCTCTGTGGCCATCATCGTCTTCGAGGGGGCGTTCCACCTCAAAGCCGAGAAGATCCGGGAAGCGCCGGCAGCCGTGATCCGATTGACGACGAGCGGTGCGGCGATCGCCTTTCTGGGAACTGCCGGCGCGGTCCGCCTTTTCCTCGGGGCGAACTGGGACATCGCGCTGTTGATCGGCGCACTCTTGATCGCGACGGGGCCGACGGTCATCACGCCGATCCTGAAGGTCGTCCCCGTCCGCGACCGGGTCGCGGCGACCCTCGAGACCGAGGGAATCGTCAACGACGTGACGGCGGCGATCCTCGCGGTCGTGCTGTTCAAGTCGATGACCATCAGGCAGATCCACGCGGACGTCTACCTGCAACTGTTCGCCGAGCGGCTCGGTACGGGGCTGCTCGTCGGTGTCGTCGTCGCCGCGGTCGTCTGGGCGGTGTTACAGTACGTCGATATCTCGCCCGACGACGCGCCGCGAAACGCGCGATTGCTGACGGTAGCGGGGGCGATCATCGCCTTCGGGACGGCCGATTACGTCTTCGCCGAGGCGGGCGTCGCGGCCGCAGCGACGGCCGGCCTGATCCTGGGCAACGCCAACCTCCCCTACGAGGAGGAGATCGAGGCGTTCAAAGGCGATATCACCCTGCTGGTCCTCTCTTTTGTTTTCATCACCCTCGCGGCACTGCTCGAGTTTGATCAGTTGTTCGCGCTCGGGTTCGGCGGCGTGGCCGTCGTAGTGATCATCATGCTCGTTCTGCGGCCGTTCCTGGTCTTTCTCTCGACGCGGGGCGGCCAGTTTACGTTCAGAGAGCGGCTCTTTATGAGCGCCGTCGGCCCGCGGGGGATCATTCCAGCCTCGGTCGCGACGCTGTTTGCGATCCGACTGCAGACCGACGCAGCGCCGACGAACCCGGCCGGTGCGGACCTGCTCGTGGGGACGGTCTTTCTCGTCATCCTCGTGACGGTCGTCCTCGAGGGCGGCCTGGCTCGACAGATCGCGGAGACACTCGACGTGATACCCATGCGTGTACTCATCATCGGCGGCGGCCGCGTCGGTCGCTCGCTGGCAGAACGACTCGAAGCGCGCGGCGAAAACGTGGTGCTGATCGAGGCGGACAAGACGGTCCTCGAGGAGCTTCGGAACGACGGGTTCACCGCCCGCGAAGGCGACGGCACCGACACCGAGGTGTTACGCGAGGCGGGCGTGGACAACGCCAAGACGGTCGTCGCGGCGACCGGCGACGACGATGCGAACCTCCTCGTGGCCCAGCTCACGAAATCGAACTTCGACGTCGAGACCGTAATCGCTCGGGCGAACAACCCGTCGAACGCGTCGGCGTTCGAGGACCTCGGCGTCCAGACGATCTCGGCGGCCGAGTCGACCGCGTGGGCGATCGACAACCGGATCGAGCGGCCCGCGCTCTCGGACTGGATGTCCGAACTCGGTCGCTCCGGCGACGTCCAGGAGATCGAGATCACCGACGGGGACCTCGTCGGGCGGCGGATCGTCGACGTCGGGGACGAACTCCCGAACGGCGTCCTCGTCGCGCTCGTGAGCCGGGACGGGACCAGCGAAGTGCCGACTCCCGACGTCGAACTGCGGGCGGGGGATCACATCACGCTCATCGGCCGCACCGAGGCCGTTCAGGAGACGATCGATCAGTATGGGAGGCCGGTCTAA